In Candidatus Paceibacterota bacterium, the following proteins share a genomic window:
- a CDS encoding TdeIII family type II restriction endonuclease, whose protein sequence is MALSEKSKIEVYQFLKEKILRKIAEYDLSDEDSAKPFQYALFTKKGYLAKGFIHGCETALGSWHESVAKIIAKENFKVAKKLQGTEKLQGKITHEAQRTFENILSDLDSVKREPSHKKESEEIYNASQDSKDLVDRIQTVDLYLERDNGEEIYFEIKGPKPNKNEMRAAKRDLLEIYAMKAREGKRVKIFLGMYYNPYAPQEYQRWTCIKFFDKGNDFLIGKDFWDYFGGAGTFEDLIKIYEEVGEEIRPELEKKFKKIIETKID, encoded by the coding sequence ATGGCTTTATCTGAAAAATCAAAAATTGAGGTTTACCAATTTCTCAAAGAGAAAATCTTAAGGAAGATTGCGGAGTATGATTTAAGCGATGAGGATTCAGCAAAACCTTTTCAATATGCCCTTTTCACAAAGAAGGGTTACTTAGCAAAAGGATTTATACATGGTTGCGAAACCGCACTTGGTAGTTGGCATGAATCAGTTGCGAAAATCATTGCCAAAGAAAATTTTAAGGTAGCAAAAAAACTACAAGGAACAGAGAAATTGCAAGGAAAAATTACACACGAAGCACAGCGAACATTTGAGAATATTCTCAGTGATCTTGATAGTGTAAAGAGAGAGCCAAGTCATAAAAAAGAGTCAGAAGAAATCTATAATGCAAGTCAGGACAGTAAGGATTTAGTTGATAGAATTCAAACTGTTGATCTTTATCTTGAACGAGATAACGGCGAAGAAATATATTTCGAGATAAAAGGACCTAAGCCAAATAAAAATGAAATGAGGGCTGCAAAGAGAGATCTTTTAGAGATTTACGCTATGAAAGCAAGAGAGGGTAAAAGGGTGAAAATATTTTTAGGCATGTATTATAATCCTTACGCACCACAAGAATACCAACGATGGACATGTATTAAATTTTTCGACAAAGGTAACGACTTTCTCATTGGAAAAGATTTTTGGGATTATTTTGGTGGAGCCGGTACTTTTGAGGATTTAATCAAAATTTATGAAGAAGTTGGAGAAGAAATAAGACCAGAGTTAGAAAAGAAGTTCAAAAAGATAATTGAAACAAAAATAGACTAA
- a CDS encoding DNA methyltransferase — protein MSLVTIPEASKWASEHLKKDVLPTNISYLVQYGKVKKHGENGSTMVDLNDLKKYYNSYNGTREVSWKKNLGDDLNWTLSFDNLREVDTTKHVHRLHPYKGKYIPQLVEYFIDNHTDDFKKEAYFKAGDVILDPFLGSGTTIIQSLEMGIHSVGIDVSEFNCMISSCKATHYNDEYLQKAIKKLIASLDSFDHDNKIQDFENELLAELAKFNLVHFPGSDFKYKINQGSFDENKFATEKEKEFLPVYQKLLKKYSIKLKQDKSDSFLDVWFMDNVRREIDHVFQTIKQEKDVKTRKMLALILSRTIRSCRATTHSDLATLKEPQLTTYYCYKHKKICKPLFSITSMLNRYALDTLNRIREFSRLRKPVHHSVLAGDSRAIDIFEKIEKQNPEFSKILKKQKIAGIFCSPPYVGQIDYHEQHAYAYDLLGFKRKDDLEIGPLYKGQGMEARRSYAQGIADVLNNCKQYLKTDFDIFLVANDKYNLYPEIAEKAGMKIVNQFKRPVLNRTERDRNPYSEIIFHFKVK, from the coding sequence ATGTCATTAGTAACTATCCCCGAAGCATCAAAATGGGCATCAGAACATCTCAAGAAAGATGTTTTACCTACGAACATTTCTTACCTTGTCCAGTATGGAAAAGTAAAAAAACATGGAGAGAACGGCTCGACCATGGTTGATTTGAATGATTTAAAAAAATATTATAATTCTTATAATGGCACGCGCGAAGTAAGTTGGAAAAAAAATCTAGGCGATGATTTAAATTGGACGCTTTCTTTTGATAATTTAAGAGAGGTGGATACCACAAAACATGTACACCGACTCCACCCATATAAAGGTAAATACATTCCACAACTTGTTGAATATTTTATAGATAATCATACTGATGATTTTAAGAAAGAAGCCTATTTCAAAGCAGGTGATGTTATTCTTGATCCATTCTTGGGTTCTGGGACAACAATTATTCAATCGCTTGAAATGGGTATTCATTCCGTTGGTATAGATGTTTCTGAATTTAACTGCATGATTTCAAGTTGTAAGGCAACACACTATAACGATGAGTACTTACAAAAAGCGATTAAAAAACTAATTGCTTCACTTGATTCTTTTGATCATGACAATAAAATTCAAGATTTTGAAAACGAACTTTTGGCCGAACTTGCCAAATTTAACTTGGTACATTTTCCGGGTTCTGACTTTAAATACAAAATCAATCAAGGAAGTTTTGATGAAAATAAATTTGCCACAGAAAAAGAGAAGGAGTTTTTGCCTGTATATCAGAAACTACTAAAAAAGTATTCAATTAAGTTAAAACAGGACAAATCCGATTCTTTCCTTGATGTTTGGTTTATGGATAATGTTCGTCGAGAGATAGATCATGTTTTCCAAACAATCAAACAAGAAAAAGACGTCAAAACCCGCAAAATGTTAGCTCTGATTTTGAGCAGGACAATCAGATCGTGTCGTGCGACTACGCACAGCGACCTCGCAACCCTCAAAGAACCTCAACTTACGACTTATTACTGTTATAAACACAAAAAAATCTGCAAACCTCTTTTCTCGATAACGAGTATGCTCAATCGCTATGCTCTTGATACATTAAACAGAATCAGAGAATTTAGTAGATTACGAAAACCAGTTCACCATTCCGTTTTAGCTGGTGATTCAAGGGCGATAGATATTTTTGAGAAAATAGAGAAGCAAAATCCAGAATTTTCTAAAATTCTAAAAAAACAAAAAATAGCTGGTATTTTTTGCTCACCTCCTTATGTAGGGCAGATTGATTATCACGAGCAACACGCTTACGCATATGACCTTCTTGGATTTAAGCGCAAGGATGATTTAGAAATTGGGCCGCTATACAAAGGGCAAGGAATGGAGGCTCGCCGGTCATATGCACAAGGGATTGCAGATGTGTTAAATAACTGTAAGCAATACCTCAAAACAGATTTTGACATTTTTCTTGTGGCAAATGATAAATATAATCTCTACCCAGAAATTGCGGAAAAGGCGGGAATGAAGATTGTCAATCAGTTTAAGCGACCAGTATTGAACAGAACGGAACGCGATCGAAATCCGTATTCAGAAATTATATTTCATTTTAAAGTAAAATAA
- a CDS encoding helix-turn-helix transcriptional regulator, translated as MESKQNKEIGDKIKVFRAKQGLTQDALARKCDIPYTTLTKIESNVITKPSIQTVTKIAEGLGISIDNLIK; from the coding sequence ATGGAAAGCAAACAAAATAAAGAAATTGGGGATAAAATAAAAGTCTTTCGCGCAAAGCAAGGATTGACACAGGACGCTCTTGCGAGAAAGTGCGATATTCCCTACACAACACTGACCAAGATTGAATCGAATGTTATAACAAAACCGTCAATCCAAACTGTAACCAAAATCGCCGAGGGGCTAGGAATAAGCATTGATAATCTGATAAAATAA
- the tsaD gene encoding tRNA (adenosine(37)-N6)-threonylcarbamoyltransferase complex transferase subunit TsaD encodes MKILGIETSCDETAVCLIETDKEVGNIKILGNQLYSQIALHAQYGGVFPMMAKREHAKNLIPLFERCLEEASCIKEVRSPILESAREKLKELLVKEMDIFDQIIELAEKIEKPNIDAIAVTNGPGLEPALWVGVNFAKALEIIWNIPIIPTNHMEGHILVAAIDKIKTEESPSKAKETPQFLLKEIKFPAIALLISGGHTQLVLAKDNLQYEIVGNTRDDAVGEAFDKVARILGLPYPGGPQISKLAEKERAENPDKKPPYPLPRPMIHSGDLDFSFSGLKTAVLYTVKKIPEMTEEIKQEIACEFENAVLEVLTKKTFEAVRKYSAKTIIIGGGVSANKKIRNDFTEKSKAEDVELMIPEVNASTDNAFMIALAGAINLEAGKKTATDFRASGNLSL; translated from the coding sequence ATGAAGATTCTAGGAATCGAGACCAGTTGCGATGAAACAGCAGTTTGCTTAATTGAAACCGACAAAGAAGTCGGCAATATTAAAATACTTGGTAATCAGCTATATTCTCAAATCGCTTTACATGCACAATATGGCGGAGTTTTCCCTATGATGGCAAAAAGAGAACATGCAAAAAATCTTATTCCACTGTTTGAAAGATGTTTGGAAGAAGCGAGCTGTATAAAAGAAGTAAGATCTCCTATCCTAGAATCAGCAAGAGAAAAACTCAAAGAACTCCTTGTAAAAGAAATGGATATTTTTGATCAGATTATTGAGCTTGCGGAGAAAATCGAAAAGCCAAATATAGATGCGATTGCCGTGACAAACGGCCCGGGGCTTGAGCCGGCACTTTGGGTCGGTGTGAATTTTGCAAAAGCACTTGAAATTATTTGGAATATTCCTATCATCCCCACAAATCATATGGAGGGACATATCCTTGTCGCAGCTATTGATAAAATAAAAACCGAGGAGTCACCTTCCAAGGCTAAGGAAACACCTCAATTTTTATTAAAAGAGATTAAATTCCCCGCTATCGCTCTTCTTATAAGTGGTGGGCATACCCAGCTTGTCCTCGCAAAAGACAATCTTCAATATGAAATCGTCGGCAATACGAGAGACGACGCTGTGGGCGAAGCTTTTGATAAAGTTGCAAGGATTCTCGGTCTTCCATACCCGGGTGGACCACAGATTTCTAAACTCGCCGAAAAAGAAAGGGCAGAAAATCCAGATAAAAAACCGCCATATCCCCTACCTCGCCCCATGATCCATTCGGGTGATTTGGATTTTTCATTTTCCGGTTTGAAAACCGCGGTGCTTTATACTGTTAAAAAAATTCCCGAGATGACCGAAGAGATCAAACAAGAAATCGCCTGTGAATTTGAAAATGCCGTCTTGGAAGTGTTGACTAAGAAAACATTTGAAGCCGTCAGAAAATATAGTGCGAAAACAATAATAATTGGTGGAGGTGTCAGCGCAAATAAAAAGATAAGAAACGACTTTACCGAAAAATCCAAAGCAGAAGATGTTGAACTGATGATTCCTGAAGTAAATGCTTCCACAGATAATGCCTTTATGATAGCCCTTGCCGGAGCGATAAATTTAGAAGCCGGTAAGAAAACCGCTACGGATTTCAGGGCAAGTGGGAATCTATCGCTTTAA
- a CDS encoding valine--tRNA ligase, translating into MNDKFLKPYNPQETEPRIYQKWLDSGYFNPDNLPERHKTPYTIIMPPPNVTGVLHMGHALTLTLEDIMIRYNRMCGKKTLWLPGTDHASIATQSKVEKDIKKNENKSRFDLGREELLKRVEAFAKQSHDTIISQTKVMGASCDWSREAFTLDEKRNLAVRTAFKKMYDDGLIYRGYRIINWDPKGQTTISDDEIVYEERDAKMYTFKYSKDFPISISTTRPETKVGDTAVAVHPDDARYYKYVGKEYDAVFCGVPIHIKIIADKEVDKEFGTGALGVTPAHSMIDWALAERHNLPKVQVIDEKARMMVGGENIKDKKVAEAREAIVAWLKSEGLLEKEESVKQNVSTAERTGGIIEPLPKLQWFVAVNKEFTLPHSNIKGIKSGQKTTLKEIMKSSVSNGQVNIIPDYFGKTYFHWIEKLNDWCISRQIWYGHRIPVWYKGKEIYSGTEAPKEAGWIQDEDTLDTWFSSAMWTFSTLGWPHSMNTSTGKPEKGSDFEMYHPTDVLETGYDILFFWVARMILMSGYLLGDIPFKNVYLHGMVRDAKGRKMSKTLGNNVDPVEMSAKFGTDAERIALIVANTPGTDFKISEDKIRGYKNFANKIWNITRFILENTKGTKLITDFEQYTEKDISLRKERHDILIDITKDIDEYRFYMAAEKIYHYVWHNLADIILEDSKKILSSGSEEEIVSRKQFLLHTLDKILKVLHPFMPFVTEEIWGSLPDSKNLIIIEAWPVKNN; encoded by the coding sequence ATGAATGATAAATTTTTGAAACCCTATAATCCGCAAGAAACCGAACCGAGAATCTACCAGAAATGGCTAGATAGCGGATATTTCAATCCAGACAATCTCCCAGAAAGGCATAAAACCCCCTACACCATAATAATGCCACCTCCAAATGTTACCGGCGTCCTTCACATGGGTCATGCTCTCACTTTGACTCTTGAAGATATAATGATCCGCTACAATAGAATGTGTGGTAAGAAAACTCTTTGGCTTCCGGGGACAGATCATGCTTCTATCGCCACTCAATCCAAAGTTGAAAAAGATATAAAGAAGAATGAAAATAAATCCAGATTTGATTTGGGTAGAGAAGAATTGTTAAAAAGAGTTGAAGCTTTTGCAAAACAAAGTCATGATACGATAATCTCCCAGACGAAAGTTATGGGTGCTTCTTGCGACTGGTCCCGAGAAGCATTTACGCTTGATGAGAAAAGAAATCTCGCCGTCCGCACTGCTTTCAAGAAAATGTATGACGACGGATTGATTTATAGAGGTTATAGAATAATAAACTGGGATCCAAAAGGGCAGACAACAATTTCAGATGATGAAATTGTATACGAGGAAAGAGATGCAAAAATGTACACTTTCAAATATTCCAAAGACTTCCCCATTTCAATATCCACCACAAGACCAGAAACAAAAGTCGGAGATACTGCCGTGGCTGTGCATCCAGACGACGCTAGGTATTATAAATATGTCGGTAAAGAATATGACGCCGTATTTTGTGGTGTTCCGATACATATAAAAATAATTGCGGATAAAGAAGTGGATAAAGAGTTCGGCACAGGAGCACTTGGTGTCACTCCGGCTCATAGTATGATCGACTGGGCACTTGCAGAAAGACATAACCTACCAAAAGTACAAGTAATAGATGAAAAGGCTAGAATGATGGTTGGTGGAGAAAATATAAAAGATAAAAAGGTTGCTGAAGCTAGAGAAGCTATTGTGGCATGGCTAAAATCCGAAGGACTTTTGGAAAAAGAAGAAAGTGTTAAACAAAATGTCTCTACAGCAGAGAGAACTGGTGGAATCATCGAGCCTCTACCCAAACTTCAATGGTTTGTTGCTGTAAATAAAGAATTCACACTTCCCCACTCAAATATAAAAGGAATTAAAAGCGGGCAGAAAACGACACTGAAAGAAATAATGAAAAGTTCCGTCTCAAACGGGCAAGTAAATATTATTCCGGATTATTTCGGAAAGACATATTTCCATTGGATAGAAAAACTCAATGACTGGTGCATTTCAAGACAGATTTGGTATGGACACAGAATTCCGGTCTGGTATAAAGGCAAAGAAATTTACTCTGGCACAGAAGCACCAAAAGAAGCTGGCTGGATTCAAGATGAAGACACTTTGGATACATGGTTTTCTTCCGCTATGTGGACATTTTCAACACTCGGCTGGCCCCATTCGATGAATACATCGACGGGCAAGCCAGAAAAGGGGTCTGATTTTGAGATGTATCATCCTACAGATGTATTGGAGACCGGATATGATATTTTATTCTTCTGGGTGGCAAGGATGATTCTTATGTCTGGATATTTGCTTGGTGATATACCATTTAAAAATGTATATCTGCACGGAATGGTTCGCGACGCAAAAGGCAGAAAGATGTCAAAAACCTTAGGCAATAATGTAGATCCTGTAGAAATGTCTGCTAAATTTGGTACAGATGCTGAAAGAATAGCATTGATAGTTGCAAACACCCCGGGCACAGATTTTAAAATCTCGGAAGACAAAATCCGTGGTTACAAAAATTTCGCAAATAAAATATGGAATATAACGAGATTTATTTTAGAAAATACGAAAGGGACAAAACTAATTACGGATTTTGAGCAATACACAGAAAAAGATATATCATTAAGAAAAGAGAGACACGATATTCTGATTGATATTACGAAAGATATAGACGAATACAGATTCTATATGGCTGCAGAGAAAATCTACCACTATGTCTGGCACAATCTGGCAGATATTATCCTTGAAGATAGCAAGAAAATATTAAGTAGCGGATCTGAAGAAGAAATAGTTTCTAGAAAACAATTCTTGCTCCATACTTTAGACAAGATCTTGAAAGTTTTGCACCCATTTATGCCGTTTGTCACCGAAGAAATCTGGGGCTCGCTTCCTGACTCAAAAAATCTTATAATAATAGAGGCTTGGCCAGTAAAAAATAACTAG
- a CDS encoding PrsW family glutamic-type intramembrane protease, giving the protein MDSHFLTALFFAFLGGALPTLAWLLFWLKEDSKNPEPKRMIAVAFVGGIIAVVVALYLERLAYSINIKHLLSFEWYGQLMTWLQNYARMNGEVFEKLTLVTIFAPIIEESIKYVFAWALVLRSRYDDEPIDPVIYMITIALGFAALENLMFLIEPFTKNDIAIGIMNGNMRFVGATLLHTMSSAAIGMFIAFNFFDSKIKKFLWTIAGIISAILLHSLFNFFMIGNSSNASFMGLQYLWVVVIIVLLLFEKIKRVKNRSVSRQELD; this is encoded by the coding sequence TTGGACTCACATTTTCTAACAGCTCTTTTCTTTGCATTCTTGGGAGGGGCGCTCCCCACGCTCGCATGGCTTTTATTTTGGCTCAAGGAAGACAGTAAAAATCCTGAGCCAAAGAGAATGATCGCTGTCGCTTTCGTCGGCGGAATTATCGCTGTTGTGGTGGCACTCTATTTAGAAAGACTTGCCTATTCAATAAATATAAAACACCTACTCTCATTCGAGTGGTATGGGCAACTTATGACTTGGCTTCAAAACTATGCAAGAATGAATGGAGAAGTTTTTGAAAAATTGACTCTTGTCACTATCTTCGCACCCATTATAGAAGAGTCTATAAAATATGTTTTTGCATGGGCGCTTGTGTTGAGATCGAGGTATGATGATGAACCGATAGATCCAGTGATTTATATGATAACTATCGCACTAGGGTTTGCAGCTTTAGAAAATCTAATGTTTTTAATAGAACCATTCACAAAGAATGATATCGCTATTGGTATAATGAATGGAAATATGCGATTCGTGGGGGCTACATTGCTACACACGATGTCTTCCGCTGCTATTGGTATGTTTATCGCCTTTAATTTCTTTGATAGTAAAATCAAAAAGTTTTTATGGACAATCGCTGGAATTATATCGGCGATATTGCTACATTCTTTATTCAATTTCTTCATGATTGGAAATAGTAGCAATGCTAGCTTCATGGGGCTCCAATATCTCTGGGTTGTAGTTATTATTGTACTTCTTTTGTTTGAAAAAATAAAAAGAGTCAAAAACAGGTCAGTTTCAAGGCAGGAATTAGATTGA
- a CDS encoding Hsp20/alpha crystallin family protein, whose translation MSKEKKSFWGKFTRAVKVRDEDDELENNSEENESEESDDDSEGQLAIDMHQTPTEIVVKTMIAGVKPEDLDISITRDMVTIKGKREESHDTLSEDYFHRELYWGSFSRSIILPQEIEVEDAEAINKNGLLIIRLPKLDKNRQAKLKVKSA comes from the coding sequence ATGTCAAAAGAAAAGAAATCATTTTGGGGGAAATTCACTAGAGCAGTAAAAGTCAGAGATGAGGATGATGAATTAGAAAATAATAGTGAGGAAAATGAATCTGAGGAGTCAGATGATGATTCAGAAGGGCAACTTGCTATCGATATGCATCAGACCCCTACAGAGATCGTGGTGAAGACTATGATCGCCGGTGTTAAACCAGAAGATTTGGATATTTCTATTACGAGAGATATGGTTACAATAAAAGGCAAAAGAGAAGAAAGCCACGATACATTGAGTGAAGATTACTTCCACAGGGAACTTTATTGGGGTTCCTTTTCAAGATCTATTATCCTTCCACAAGAAATAGAAGTCGAAGACGCAGAGGCGATAAATAAAAATGGTTTGCTTATAATCAGACTACCCAAGCTAGACAAAAACAGACAAGCAAAATTGAAAGTAAAATCGGCATAA
- a CDS encoding glutaredoxin domain-containing protein has protein sequence MKKITIYSTPTCHYCNLAKDFFDAHEVKYTVFDVAKDLAKRKEMMEKSGQMGVPVIDIDGDIIVGFNEEKIAGILGI, from the coding sequence ATGAAAAAAATAACAATTTATTCAACACCTACATGTCATTATTGTAATCTTGCAAAAGATTTCTTCGATGCACATGAAGTAAAATACACAGTTTTTGATGTAGCAAAAGATTTAGCAAAGAGAAAGGAAATGATGGAAAAGAGTGGTCAAATGGGGGTGCCTGTAATAGATATAGATGGGGATATTATAGTCGGTTTCAATGAAGAGAAGATAGCGGGAATACTTGGGATTTAA
- a CDS encoding septum formation initiator family protein, whose protein sequence is MIDFQQKRQIRKIIYSRITLLVLLLLVGFMVKQVYDIYKKELLSRGNLDTIEKQYNNLKSREKMLSLEIDKLKTDEGVEAEIRSKFDVKRPGEQTVVIINENSPTQTTSTMSNTNVWQEFLDWFK, encoded by the coding sequence ATGATTGATTTTCAACAGAAAAGACAAATACGTAAGATAATTTATTCTAGAATAACCTTGCTCGTACTTTTATTACTTGTGGGTTTTATGGTCAAACAAGTTTATGATATCTATAAGAAAGAATTACTCAGCCGAGGAAACCTTGATACGATTGAGAAGCAATATAATAACTTGAAATCCAGAGAAAAGATGCTAAGTTTAGAGATAGATAAACTAAAGACCGATGAGGGTGTTGAGGCAGAAATAAGGAGTAAGTTTGATGTTAAGAGGCCAGGAGAGCAAACTGTCGTAATAATAAATGAAAACTCCCCGACTCAAACAACAAGCACTATGAGTAATACTAATGTCTGGCAGGAGTTTTTAGATTGGTTTAAATAA
- the lepA gene encoding translation elongation factor 4 gives MKNIRNFSIIAHIDHGKSTLADRMLEITNTIEKRKMMAQVLDSMELERERGITIKMQPVRMNWKHDGDEYIMNLIDTPGHIDFSYEVSRALKAVEGSILLVDATQGVQAQTLTTLNMARESGLVIVPVVSKIDSPLARVPETKEEIAKLLKIDESEILEVSGKTGDGVAKLLDEIIKRVPAPKGEYGSEDDNIQIDEKSVRGLIFDFQYSNHRGVTVYLRVFNGEIKKNTPLIFKIAGETFSAVEVGIFSPEEKPVESLSAGEIGYIVTGIKESGIASVGDTIAYIKDTKPPLHGYQTPSPVVWASIYPEGQDDFDLLKLALSKLKLSDSSFTHEEETSGTLGRGFRCGFLGMLHLEIIVERLRREFNLNLIVTTPSINYEVTFKNGKKEMIYSPSLFPEDHLVEKIQEPWVRVRIITPTHYLGAIMQQLYEHEAVIGDSETFGDNRASLTLEMPLRELMRNFFNELKSITSGYASISYEMMGMKDADVVKLDILVADEPVVAFCKIVARRRAEEEAESSVERLAAVLPRQMFSFKVQGKAMGRILSSKSMSGMKKDVTDYLYGGDITRKMKLREKQKRGKKRMKEQGKVNITQDVFLKMMKND, from the coding sequence ATGAAAAATATTCGCAATTTTAGCATTATAGCTCATATCGACCACGGGAAGTCCACGCTTGCCGATAGAATGCTTGAAATTACCAACACTATTGAGAAGCGTAAAATGATGGCACAAGTGCTTGATAGCATGGAGCTTGAGCGTGAGAGGGGTATCACTATAAAAATGCAACCTGTCAGGATGAATTGGAAGCATGATGGCGATGAATACATTATGAATCTTATAGACACCCCTGGACATATCGATTTCTCTTATGAAGTTTCTCGCGCGCTGAAAGCTGTCGAAGGTTCTATTTTACTTGTAGATGCTACTCAAGGCGTACAGGCACAAACGCTTACAACTTTGAATATGGCTCGCGAGTCTGGGCTTGTGATAGTGCCGGTAGTGAGCAAGATCGATTCTCCGCTTGCGAGAGTTCCAGAAACAAAAGAAGAAATCGCAAAGCTTTTGAAAATCGATGAAAGCGAAATTCTTGAAGTTTCAGGAAAGACGGGCGATGGTGTGGCAAAACTCTTGGACGAAATTATAAAAAGAGTACCTGCGCCAAAAGGTGAATATGGTTCAGAGGATGATAATATTCAAATAGACGAAAAAAGTGTTCGCGGACTTATTTTTGATTTTCAATATTCAAATCATCGCGGGGTGACTGTCTATCTGCGAGTTTTCAATGGTGAAATAAAGAAAAATACACCGCTTATTTTCAAGATTGCAGGAGAGACTTTTTCTGCTGTTGAGGTCGGAATTTTCTCGCCAGAAGAAAAGCCTGTTGAATCACTTTCTGCTGGAGAAATCGGCTATATTGTGACAGGTATAAAAGAGTCGGGTATTGCTTCTGTCGGAGACACTATCGCTTATATAAAAGATACGAAACCGCCTTTGCATGGGTATCAGACACCAAGCCCTGTCGTCTGGGCATCTATTTATCCAGAAGGGCAGGATGATTTTGATCTTTTGAAGCTTGCACTTAGTAAGCTTAAACTCTCTGATTCATCTTTTACGCATGAAGAGGAAACTTCCGGTACACTCGGGCGTGGATTTCGTTGTGGTTTTCTCGGAATGCTTCATCTGGAGATTATTGTAGAGCGCTTGAGGAGAGAATTTAATCTAAATCTCATCGTTACAACCCCAAGTATCAACTATGAAGTGACTTTCAAGAATGGGAAAAAGGAAATGATATATTCGCCATCACTTTTTCCGGAGGATCATCTCGTAGAAAAGATACAAGAGCCTTGGGTGAGAGTGAGGATTATCACACCGACTCATTATCTCGGTGCAATTATGCAACAACTTTATGAACATGAGGCTGTGATCGGTGATTCAGAAACTTTTGGAGACAATAGGGCCTCTTTGACACTTGAAATGCCACTTCGGGAGCTTATGAGAAACTTTTTCAATGAATTAAAAAGCATTACTTCCGGATACGCTTCTATTTCCTATGAAATGATGGGAATGAAAGATGCGGACGTGGTGAAGCTCGATATTCTTGTGGCAGATGAGCCAGTGGTAGCTTTTTGTAAAATCGTAGCAAGGAGAAGAGCTGAAGAAGAAGCTGAAAGCTCGGTGGAAAGGCTCGCGGCAGTGCTTCCAAGACAAATGTTTTCTTTCAAGGTACAGGGTAAAGCGATGGGGAGAATTCTATCTTCCAAATCAATGTCAGGGATGAAAAAGGATGTTACGGACTATCTTTATGGAGGAGATATTACTAGAAAGATGAAGCTTCGCGAAAAGCAGAAAAGGGGAAAGAAGAGGATGAAAGAGCAGGGCAAGGTAAATATTACGCAGGACGTTTTTTTAAAAATGATGAAAAACGACTAA